In Zingiber officinale cultivar Zhangliang chromosome 11B, Zo_v1.1, whole genome shotgun sequence, a single window of DNA contains:
- the LOC122034558 gene encoding extensin-2-like — MAVSAALISLLLLVAFSSPLAITAGRVVVRDGTSCTMCASCDDPCQPIASPPPPSPPPPSPTTYECPPPPSDTPGTFYYYSPPPPSAGGSGNGGGYYYSPPTDVYYNAPPPPNPFLPYFPFYYNSPPSPSAYSSAAAASARELYFSSILPASSLSLLLLFSFFFL; from the coding sequence ATGGCGGTTTCCGCTGCGTTGATCTCCCTCCTCCTTCTAGTTGCTTTCTCTTCGCCGCTGGCGATCACGGCGGGCAGGGTCGTGGTCAGAGACGGCACCTCGTGCACAATGTGCGCCTCCTGCGACGACCCCTGCCAACCCATCGCCTCCCCGCCGCCGCCCTCGCCGCCGCCTCCTTCGCCGACCACATACGAGTGCCCTCCGCCGCCGTCAGACACCCCGGGCACCTTCTACTACTACTCCCCTCCCCCGCCTTCCGCCGGCGGCAGCGGCAATGGCGGCGGCTACTACTACTCCCCGCCGACCGACGTCTACTACAACGCGCCGCCGCCGCCCAACCCGTTCTTACCGTACTTCCCGTTTTACTATAACAGTCCTCCGTCTCCCTCCGCCTACTCTTCGGCCGCCGCCGCCTCCGCTCGGGAGCTCTACTTTTCTTCCATTCTCCCGGCCTCATCACTTTCACTGctactcctcttctccttcttcttcttgtag
- the LOC122034922 gene encoding transcription factor MYB1-like, with protein MVRKPCCSKEGLNRGAWSPREDKILTDYIKAHGEGKWRDLPKNAGLKRCGKSCRLRWLNYLRPDIKRGNITEDEENLIVKLHALLGNRWSLIAGRLPGRTDNEIKNYWNTNLSKKTMPRLCDDRRCSNSKGNKEADKLDPVNEQPSHRVIRTKAVRCTKVYNLAKDDNCSSSKLIACNDEIRPSCPWLLPDDQDIDPSGFLEDFDMEGFMSDFQDDSFLQYCIDGNSGDDRIDGDWNVMMAGELARDRAAG; from the exons ATGGTAAGGAAGCCTTGTTGTTCGAAAGAGGGGCTCAACAGAGGAGCATGGTCTCCTCGAGAAGACAAGATTCTCACCGACTACATCAAAGCTCATGGCGAAGGCAAATGGAGAGACCTCCCTAAAAACGCAG GGTTGAAGCGGTGTGGCAAGAGTTGCAGGCTCCGGTGGCTGAATTACTTGAGGCCGGACATCAAGAGAGGTAACATCACAGAAGACGAAGAGAACCTAATTGTCAAGCTCCACGCACTCCTTGGAAACCG ATGGTCGCTGATTGCCGGTAGGTTGCCTGGGCGAACAGACAATGAAATCAAGAACTACTGGAACACGAATTTAAGCAAGAAAACGATGCCTCGGCTATGCGACGACAGAAGGTGCTCGAACTCGAAGGGAAATAAGGAGGCTGACAAATTGGATCCGGTGAACGAGCAACCGAGTCATCGAGTGATTCGAACCAAGGCCGTAAGGTGCACCAAGGTGTATAATTTGGCGAAGGACGACAACTGCTCTAGCTCAAAGCTAATTGCTTGTAATGATGAGATCAGGCCTTCGTGCCCATGGCTGCTCCCTGATGATCAGGATATCGATCCGTCCGGTTTCTTGGAAGACTTTGACATGGAAGGATTCATGTCGGATTTTCAAGATGATAGTTTCTTACAATATTGCATCGATGGCAATAGCGGAGATGATCGTATCGATGGCGACTGGAACGTGATGATGGCCGGAGAGCTTGCACGGGATCGTGCAGCTGGTTGA
- the LOC122034636 gene encoding LRR receptor-like serine/threonine-protein kinase ER1, with protein MAVRWGGLAVLVLLGGLSSVPGEASDGAVLLEIKKSFRNIGNILYDWTDAPSSDYCLWRGVACDNATFSVVALNLSGLNLDGEISPAIGNLKSLVSIDLKANRLSGQIPDEIGACSSLKTLDLSYNNIFGDIPFSISKLKQLENLILKNNQLVGPIPSTLSQIPNLKILDLAQNKLSGEIPRLIYWNEVLQYLGLRGNSLEGNLSPDMCQLTGLWYFDVKNNSLTGNIPESIGNCTSFQVLDLSYNQLTGEIPFNIGFLQVATLSLQGNKFTGPIPPVIGLMQALAVLDLSCNLLSGPIPPILGNLTYTEKLYLQGNKLTGSIPPELGNMTRLHYLELNDNQLTGYIPPELGSLTDLFDLNIANNNLEGPIPENLSSCVNLNSLNAHGNKLHGTIPRAFKKLESMTYLNLSSNRLKGYIPIELSKISNLDTLDISGNEMNGPIPPSIGGLEHLLKLNLSNNQISGNIPAEFGNLRSIEEIDLSKNYLSDTIPEELGLLQNLVTLNLENNNLSGGITTLTNCPGLIALNLSNNNLVGDVPTDYNFSRFSPESFIGNPGLCGYWLSSPCHFHPPQRAPFSKAAIWGCALGALLILLVVLVLACRPHRQTPFSDGSLQKPVNTISPKLVVLHMNMALHVYEDIMRMTENLSEKYIIGYGASSTVYKCVLKSCKPVAIKRLYSQHPHNLKEFETELETVGSIKHRNLVSLQGYSLSPFGNLLFYDYMENGSLWDILHGPTKKKKLDWDARLCIALGSAQGLAYLHHDCSPRIIHRDVKSSNILLDKDYEPHLTDFGIAKSLCISKTHTSTYVMGTIGYIDPEYARTSRLNEKSDVYSFGIVLLELLTGRKAVDNESNLHQLILCKASSNAVMETVDPDVSSTCKDLGDVKKVFQLALLCTKRQPSDRPTMHEVSRVLGCLVQPDSTPKQAAQLSQPQVPSYVDEYANLKTQNALSCVTSQSTSDAQLFLKFGEVISQNSI; from the exons ATGGCTGTGCGGTGGGGCGGGCTCGCTGTCTTGGTCCTGCTCGGGGGTTTGAGCTCCGTACCCGGTGAAGCAAGCGACG GTGCCGTATTACTGGAGATCAAGAAGTCATTCCGTAATATAGGCAATATATTGTATGATTGGACGGATGCTCCATCTTCTGACTATTGTTTGTGGCGAGGGGTCGCCTGTGACAATGCAACATTTAGTGTTGTGGCACT TAATCTATCTGGCTTGAATCTTGACGGGGAAATATCTCCTGCTATTGGAAACCTGAAGAGCCTTGTTTCTAT TGATCTGAAGGCAAATCGATTGTCTGGACAAATTCCAGATGAGATTGGTGCTTGTTCTTCATTGAAAACATT AGACTTGTCTTACAACAACATCTTCGGGGACATACCTTTTTCGATATCAAAACTGAAGCAATTGGAGAACTT GATATTGAAGAACAATCAATTGGTTGGACCTATTCCATCAACTTTGTCGCAAATTCCAAACTTGAAGATATT GGACCTAGCTCAAAATAAATTGAGTGGCGAAATACCAAGGCTTATCTACTGGAATGAAGTGTTACAGTACTT GGGGCTCCGCGGTAATAGCTTGGAAGGAAATTTGTCCCCTGATATGTGTCAGTTGACTGGGTTGTGGTACTT TGATGTGAAGAACAACAGCTTGACTGGAAATATCCCGGAGAGCATTGGAAATTGCACCAGTTTTCAGGTTTT GGATTTGTCATACAATCAGCTTACTGGAGAAATTCCATTTAATATTGGATTTTTGCAAGTTGCTACACT ATCTTTGCAAGGGAACAAATTTACTGGACCCATTCCACCTGTGATTGGTTTGATGCAAGCTCTTGCCGTACT AGATTTGAGTTGCAATCTTCTTAGTGGACCAATTCCTCCTATTTTGGGTAACTTGACCTATACGGAGAAACT GTATCTGCAAGGTAACAAGTTGACTGGATCAATCCCACCGGAGCTTGGTAACATGACAAGGCTTCACTACTT GGAGCTGAACGATAATCAGCTCACTGGTTACATTCCACCTGAGCTTGGAAGCCTCACTGATTTGTTTGACTT GAATATTGCAAACAACAATCTGGAGGGACCTATCCCTGAAAATTTGAGTTCATGCGTGAATCTAAATAGTTT AAATGCACACGGCAATAAACTACATGGAACCATTCCCCGAGCATTTAAGAAACTAGAGAGCATGACTTATCT GAACCTCTCATCAAACAGATTAAAGGGATATATACCCATTGAATTGTCAAAAATCAGTAATTTGGACACTCT AGACATATCGGGCAATGAGATGAATGGTCCCATACCTCCCTCTATTGGTGGTTTAGAACACCTTCTGAAATT GAATTTGAGCAACAACCAAATTTCTGGTAACATACCTGCTGAATTCGGAAACTTGAGGAGTATTGAGGAGAT TGATTTGTCAAAAAACTACTTGTCCGATACGATTCCTGAGGAACTTGGACTGCTTCAGAATCTGGTCACACT GAATTTGGAAAACAACAATTTGTCTGGTGGTATCACAACTCTCACTAACTGCCCAGGTCTCATCGCCCT GAATCTGTCCAATAATAATTTAGTTGGTGATGTTCCCACAGATTACAACTTCTCCCGATTTTCTCCCGAAAG TTTTATAGGAAATCCTGGTCTTTGTGGCTATTGGCTAAGCTCTCCTTGCCACTTCCATCCACCACAGAGAG CTCCATTCTCAAAAGCTGCCATTTGGGGTTGTGCCTTGGGAGCTTTGTTAATCCTTTTGGTGGTCTTAGTCCTCGCCTGTCGACCACACAGGCAAACTCCATTTTCAGATGGCTCACTACAAAAACCAG TCAATACTATTTCTCCAAAGCTGGTGGTCCTTCACATGAATATGGCCCTTCATGTGTATGAGGATATTATGAGAATGACAGAAAACCTCAGTGAGAAATATATTATTGGTTATGGTGCATCAAGCACAGTATACAAGTGTGTTCTGAAGAGCTGCAAGCCAGTAGCTATCAAGAGATTGTATTCTCAACATCCCCACAACTTGAAGGAATTCGAAACCGAACTCGAGACGGTGGGGAGTATCAAGCATAGAAATCTGGTCAGTCTCCAAGGATACTCCTTGTCCCCCTTCGGCAACCTTCTCTTTTATGATTACATGGAGAATGGCAGCCTATGGGATATCCTACATG GTCCTACAAAGAAGAAAAAGCTGGATTGGGATGCACGGCTTTGTATCGCCCTTGGTTCGGCACAAGGTCTGGCTTACCTCCACCACGACTGTAGCCCTCGAATCATACATCGAGATGTCAAGTCGTCGAACATACTCCTGGACAAAGATTATGAACCTCATCTCACAGATTTTGGCATTGCAAAGAGTCTTTGTATCTCCAAGACTCACACGTCCACCTATGTGATGGGCACAATCGGATACATTGATCCGGAGTACGCCCGGACGTCTAGATTGAACGAGAAATCTGATGTTTATAGCTTCGGCATTGTCCTACTTGAGCTTCTGACCGGGAGGAAGGCCGTCGACAATGAGTCTAATCTTCATCAGCTG ATTTTGTGCAAGGCCTCTAGCAATGCTGTCATGGAGACGGTAGATCCGGACGTCTCCTCCACATGCAAAGATCTCGGGGACGTGAAGAAGGTTTTTCAACTGGCACTCCTCTGCACCAAAAGGCAGCCCTCGGACCGGCCGACGATGCACGAGGTGAGCCGCGTGCTCGGATGTCTTGTGCAGCCAGATTCAACCCCAAAGCAGGCAGCTCAACTGTCGCAGCCACAAGTGCCCAGCTACGTCGATGAGTATGCTAACCTCAAGACACAGAACGCCCTCAGCTGTGTTACCTCACAGAGCACGTCAGACGCGCAGCTCTTCCTCAAGTTCGGCGAGGTGATATCGCAAAATTCCATTTAA